From a region of the Vanrija pseudolonga chromosome 2, complete sequence genome:
- the VMA9 gene encoding V-type proton ATPase subunit e, protein MGFGHVLLIGFIMGAIGVAVWFATPRGKNQTLIRSSVSLTLACLWLMWGITYTAQLNPLIQPKRADLRPNVGH, encoded by the exons ATGGGCTTTGGAcacgtcctcctcatcggcTTCATCATGGGCGCGATTGGCGTCGCGGTATGGTTTGCGACTCCCCGCGGCAAGAACCAGAC CCTGATCCGCTCCAGCGTGTCCCTCACGCTCGCCTGCCTCTGGCTCATGTGGGGCATCACGTACACGGCGCAGCTCAACCCTCTGATCC AACCAaagcgcgccgacctgcgTCCGAATGTTGGGCATTAA
- the SPAC11E3.05 gene encoding putative RWD, RING finger and WD repeat-containing protein has protein sequence MHSPSPSRVPLPPSGPASRRSSVTSPRGLSPLVSAKVVRARGPSTTFSAAGGSILGLGASVASLAPPEVERRSSSPADPFQEGATITVNQPVGSLSISPSSRDVCLASRKGLYILDLNNVDSAPRFVPQGGTWQIADCQWSPHAVTDNLILSTSSQKLLIWDLAAQTALMRSIDAHSRAITDINWHALNPNLMATVAMDAGIRGWDLRMDGNTPFMRLSAWGAAGTQVKWNRQHEHILATAHGKDVIVWDDRKGSVPVVVIKAHDAKIYGIDWDRRERHKIVTCSLDRTIKYWNVPELSPGNEQLSDNDFVPLPSPIGSMYEPRQTIQTNYPVWRARHLPFGYGVLALPQRGETALEMFGYDCPETPGVSNAPVERFEGHADVVKEFVWRKRGGDDLEHEDREFQLVTWSKDRTLRIWPVSREVSAKVGYQAGAPITVLSTRRGARDVTYTRIPGREGAVAGSYLPAPKVIDPHNPHLCLPTMFPPTAPPSGIARQRMLAAPKETGMTRGGGTQKAAVDQIEWLTKVVKMGKGGTGVTPESSVAPSRATSVMPGDNGRRGALGPAASITSNSVQTSPEIENRSHESDRSSSRPRTPAENGSLRALSLTRTPSQKRRRSLDFSTTGPEFIPLKDELVLVHKMFPKSKVNFEKIDIAHRKLTMSLNGPWANGDRFAFIRIHWTFPPKYPHGPEIPTFELERNATVSPITRHRIVSTIKEIRAANKQCLVSVTEFLLGYHERMGRRVVDEESGSESDRVIQNVPMLVRSTGATFGPNGQLVCFFPKQTVLPRARTSLSRSPSGGRDPFNSPLARAITALSRLENPHKPAMMRYKRHIRKLKAGVAPVQARSTLTIHNVSHLVGGPDANLAAVYTTTSIDANLVHALDMKRLDHAEVWAAVRSLLTDPPPPYSRHPPFHRDSSAKRERMDWEVGMERKRRVLDKIFDRLMEAHDIQLLALIACILKEYERTSNPPPPAETIVHHSPEVDYFDLPTTTTTMVPTAVTVGRRHSSNTPTTPPQSGPSSFRTSGWSQILMNPSSISLRGMALTPRDRTSFDLPNRVGTPRTPIAGSFEEQSQMGVSIPPRSDTIGPLITGTSLVAASPRRLDRRESRESRDYGRAGRDPRPRPLSMTTAGTSGSTWSPPGYQVPPTPGRPPQPFERDTSGASLGDAPPPTGRSQKVSFGSASPLRRTFSRAGGVLTSTPERKRRHRTVGVRIDLIVDEHPRTSLLRDDILPLAEAWKLIYADYLLRIGHVGKRAALLQYDFAPVNGPALAAAGGDLNTKDLAFATMCQYCHERVVTPGRTSCPNCSRAREPPHCSVCRLPIKGLATTCTVCSHTSHTRCLRPMLQSSQDHCPACLCHCLAERGVSGSFYTALPPPPSAAVQYGFDPDDLGMSGQMSPTSLIFDGPHAAMLDTPPNELIHPEPIRRTGAITALELTTGLGAGPSGSGTASAPPADDKDKPLPPPPPREGLLARSRLRALGAEGILGW, from the exons atgcactcgccgtcgccgtcgcgcgtgcccctcccgccgtcggggcccgcctcgcgccggtCAAGCGTCACCTCGCCGCGGGGGTTATCgccgctcgtctcggcgaaggtagtgcgcgcgcgcggcccgtcgacgaccttttccgcggccggcggctcgatcctcgggctcggcgccagcgtggcgtcgctcgccccgcccgaggtcgagcgccgctcctcctccccggcCGACCCGTTCCAGGAGGGCGCGACAATCACCGTCAACCAGCCCGTTGGCAGCCTGTCcatctcgccgtcgagccgagACGTCTGCCTCGCGAGTAGAAAGGGCCTGTACATCCTCGACTTGAACAatgtcgactcggcgcccCGGTTCGTGCCGCAGGGCGGAACGTGGCAGATCGCCGA CTGCCAGTGGTCGCCGCACGCCGTTACAGACAACCTGATCCTGTCAACCTCGTCCCAGAAGCTGTTGATCTGGGATCTCGCGGCGCAGACCGCGCTCATGCGCTCCATTGACGCCCACTCGCGCGCCATCACAGACATCAACTGGCATGCCCTCAACCCCAACCTCATGGCTACGGTGGCCATGGACGCTGGCATTCGCGGCTGGGACCTGCGTATGGACGGCAACACACCATTCATGCGCCTATCGGCGTGGGGCGCGGCAGGCACCCAGGTCAAGTGGAACCGCCAGCACGAGCACATCCTCGCCACGGCGCACGGCAAGGACGTGATTGTCTGGGACGACCGCAAGGGGTCCGTCCCGGTCGTTGTGATTAAAGCGCATGATGCCAAGATCTACGGAATCGACTGGGACAGAAGAGAACGTCACAAGATTGTGAcctgctcgctcgaccgCACAATCAAGTACTGGAACGTGCCCGAGCTGTCGCCGGGCAACGAACAGCTCAGCGACAATGACTTTGTGCCGCTCCCATCGCCGATCGGATCAATGTACGAGCCCCGGCAGACGATCCAGACAAACTATCCTGtctggcgagcgcgacaccTGCCGTTCGGAtacggcgtgctcgctctCCCTCAGCGTGGAGAGACGGCGCTCGAAATGTTCGGCTACGACTGCCCAGAGACACCGGGCGTGTCCAACGCCCCAGTGGAAAGGTTTGAAGGCCACGCCGACGTGGTCAAGGAGTTTGTGTGGCGCaagcgtggcggcgacgacctcgaacACGAGGACCGCGAGTTCCAGCTCGTCACCTGGTCAAAGGACCGCACGCTGCGTATCTGGCCCGTGTCGCGCGAGGTGTCGGCCAAGGTTGGATaccaggccggcgcgcccatCACGGTCCTGAGTACGCGTCGAGGTGCCAGGGATGTGACTTACACCCGCATCCCAGGCCGTGAAGGTGCAGTTGCTGGGTCCTACCTGCCCGCGCCAAAGGTGATCGACCCCCACAACCCACACCTCTGCCTCCCGACCATGTTCCCACCCACTGCGCCACCGAGCGGTatcgcgcgccagcgcatGCTCGCTGCGCCCAAGGAGACGGGTATGACCCGAGGTGGAGGCACGCAGAAGGCGGCCGTGGATCAGATCGAGTGGCTAACAAAGGTCGTCAAGATGGGCAAGGGTGGCACTGGGGTGACGCCAGAGTCGAGTGTCGCACCCAGCCGTGCGACCAGCGTCATGCCCGGCGACAATGGAAGAAGAGGGGCTCTGGggcccgccgcgtcgattACCAGCAACTCTGTCCAGACGTCACCGGAGATTGAGAACCGCAGCCATGAAAGCGacaggtcgagctcgcgcccgcgTACCCCAGCAGAGAATGGCTCGCTCCGTGCCCTCAGCTTGACGCGTACACCATCGCAGAAGCGTAGGAGGAGCTTGGACTTTTCTACCACTGGTCCAGAGTTTATCCCACTCAAGgatgagctcgtcctcgtgcACAAGATGTTTCCAAAGTCCAAAGTCAACTTTGAGAAG ATTGACATTGCGCACCGCAAACTTACAATGTCGCTCAATGGCCCATGGGCGAACGGCGACCGCTTCGCGTTCATCCGTATCCACTGGACGTTCCCACCAAAGTACCCCCACGGTCCCGAGATCCCGACGTTCGAGCTCGAACGCAACGCGACGGTCTCACCTATAACTCGCCACCGCATCGTTTCGACCATCAAGGAGATCCGGGCGGCCAACAAGCAGTGTCTCGTGTCTGTCACCGAGTTCCTCCTCGGCTACCATGAGCGCATGGGCCGGCGGGTCGTCGACGAAGAGAGTGGCAGTGAGAGCGATCGTGTGATCCAGAACGTGCCCATGTTGGTCCGGTCAACGGGTGCGACATTCGGACCCAACGGCCAGCTCGTGTGCTTCTTCCCGAAGCAGACTGTCCTGCCGCGTGCGAGGACGTCGTTGTCTCGGTCACCGTCTGGCGGACGGGATCCGTTCAACTCGCCCCTTGCGCGCGCCATCACCGCGTTGTCGCGACTGGAGAATCCCCACAAGCCCGCGATGATGCGGTACAAGAGACACAtccgcaagctcaaggctgGCGTCGCACCCGTTCAGGCGCGGAGCACGCTCACGATCCACAACGTGTCACATCTCGTTGGCGGGCCAGATGCCAACCTCGCGGCTGTGTACACCACCACCTCTATCGACGCCAACCTGGTCCATGCGCTCGACATGAAGCGTCTCGACCATGCCGAGGTTTGGGCGGCAGTGCGGAGTCTCCTGACCgacccgcccccgccgtaCTCCCGCCATCCGCCGTTTCACCGCGATAGCAGTGCTAAGCGGGAACGCATGGACTGGGAGGTTGGTATGGAGCGGAAGCGGCGGGTGCTTGACAAGAT CTTTGACAGGCTTATGGAGGCCCACGACATCCAGCTCCTCGCACTCATTGCTTGCATTCTGAAAGAGTATGAGCGAACGTCCAatccaccaccgccggcagAGACGATTGTCCACCActcgcccgaggtcgactaCTTTGATCTTCCAACTACAACGACAACCATGGTACCTACAGCGGTTACCGTTGGAAGGAGGCATAGCTCCAAcacaccgacgacgccgccgcagtctGGGCCGAGCAGCTTCCGCACGTCGGGCTGGTCGCAGATCCTCATGAACCCCTCATCCATCAGCCTGCGCGGTATGGCGTTGACGCCGCGTGACCGCACGTCGTTTGACCTTCCCAACCGCGTGGGGACTCCCCGCACGCCCATCGCAGGCAGCTTTGAAGAGCAGTCGCAGATGGGCGTGTCAATTCCCCCACGAAGTGACACTATTGGCCCGCTGATAACTGGCACATCGCTTGTTGCGGCCTCTCCGCGGAGACTGGACCGCCGTGAGTCACGCGAGTCGCGCGACTATGGCAGAGCGGGCAGAGAcccgcgcccacgcccgctgtccatgacgacggcggggacgAGCGGCTCGACATGGTCCCCGCCGGGGTACCAAGTCCCGCCTACGCCtggccgcccgccgcagccaTTTGAGCGCGATACTTCTGGAGCGAGCCTaggcgacgcgccgcccccgactGGTCGCTCCCAGAAGGTATCGTTTGGCTCGGCGAGTCCCCTACGCAGAACATTCTCCCGTGCAGGCGGTGTGCTTACGTCGACGCCCGAACGGAAGCGCCGGCACCGGACCGTCGGTGTACGCATCGACCTCATCGTTGACGAGCA CCCGCGCACGTCGCTGCTCCGTGATGATATCCTCCCCCTGGCCGAGGCCTGGAAGCTCATCTACGCCGACTACCTCCTCCGCATCGGCCATGTGGGGAAGCGTGCCGCTCTCCTCCAGTACGACTTTGCGCCTGTTAACGggccggcgctggctgctgcgggtGGCGACCTCAACACAAAGGACCTAG CCTTTGCAACCATGTGCCAGTACTGCCACGAGCGTGTTGTGACGCCGGGACGCACATCATGCCCGAACTGCTCTCGCGCCCGCGAGCCGCCACATTGCTCGGTCTGCCGCCTTCCAATCAAGG GCCTCGCCACGACGTGTACAGTCTGCTCGCACACATCGCACACGCGCTGCCTGCGGCCCATGTTACAGTCCAGCCAGGACCACTGCCCCGCGTGCCTGTGCCACTGTCTGGCAGAACGAGGCGTCTCAGGCAGCTTCTACACGGCTCTCCCACCGCCGCCTAGCGCAGCAGTGCAGTACGGCTTTGATCCGGACGACCTCGGCATGAGCGGGCAGATgtcgcccacctcgctgATCTTTGACGGCCCACACGCGGCCAtgctcgacacgccgccaaACGAGCTGATACACCCCGAGCCTATCCGCCGCACCGGCGCCATCACCGCACTCGAGCTGACTACGGGCTTGGGCGCAGGTcccagcggcagcgggacggcgtcggcgccacccgcagacgacaaggacaagccgctgcctccacccccgcctcgcgAGGGTCTCCTCGCAAGATCGAGACTCCGCGCGTTGGGAGCCGAGGGTATTCTTGGGTGGTGA
- the GCD11 gene encoding Eukaryotic translation initiation factor 2 subunit gamma — MAAVNDPMAAFQGEGSSSNPAAEVQVDLTKLTALSPEVISKQATINIGTIGHVAHGKSSTVRAISGVQTVRFKNELERNITIKLGYANAKIYKCQNPACPPPTCYRSYPSSKENNPKCERPGCDGRLELIRHVSFVDCPGHDILMATMLTGAAVMDGALLLIAGNESCPQPQTGEHLAALEIIGIDPHNIVILQNKMDLVRETEAVEHSEQIRKFVEGTTARLAPIIPVSAQLKFNIDAVVMALAKIEPPKHDFTADPRMVVIRSFDVNKPGATVDELKGGVAGGSIIQGVFKVGQEVEIRPGIITRDATGTCTCRPLISKIQSLHAEQNHLQFAVPGGLIGVGTLVDPALCRADRLLGMVMSAVGKGPSIYIEIKAEVFLLRRLLGVKTDDSKKAKVSKLTVGETLFVNIGASQTGGRILAVKGGDVTIGLTTPACTEKGEKIALSRRIDKHWRLIGWGKVKSGGVLAEVRDD; from the exons ATGGCCGCCGTCAACGACCCCATGGCCGCGTTCCAGGGCGAGGGCTCGAGCtccaaccccgccgccgaggtccagGTCGACCTGACCAAGCTCACGGCGCTGAGCCCCGAGGTTATCTCCAAGCAGGCCACG ATTAACATCGGCACCATCGGCCATGTCGCGCACGGAAAGTCGTCGACCGTCCGCGCCATCTCGGGCGTGCAGACTGTCCGTTTCAAGAACGAGCTTGAGCGTAACATTACCATCAAGCTGGGTTACGCCAACGCCAAA ATCTACAAGTGCCAGAACCCCGCATGCCCTCCCCCCACCTGCTACCGCTCGTACCCCTCGTCCAAGGAGAACAACCCCAAGTGCGAGAGGCCAGGCTgtgacggccgcctcgagctgaTCCGCCACGTCTCCTTTGTCGACTG CCCCGGTCACGACATTCTCATGGCTACCATGCTTACCGGTGCCGCCGTCATGGACGGTGCTCTCCTCCTGATCGCTGGTAACGAATCATGCCCCCAGCCCCAAACAGGAGAGCACTTGGCTGCCCTCGAGATTATCGGTATCGACCCCCACAACATTGTCATTCTCCAGAACAAGATGGACTTGGTGCGCGAgaccgaggccgtcgagcacTCGGAGCAGATCCGCAAGTTTGTCGAGGGTACCACCGCCCGCCTTGCCCCCATCATCCCCGTTTCCGCCCAGCTCAAGTTCAACAttgacgccgtcgtcatGGCCCTTGCCAAGATTGAGCCCCCCAAACACGACTTCACTGCCGACCCCCGCATGGTCGTTATCCGTTCATTCGACGTCAACAAGCCCGGTGCaaccgtcgacgagctcaagggtGGTGTTGCCGGTGGTTCGATTATCCAGGGTGTGTTCAAGGTTGGCCAGGAGGTCGAGATCCGCCCAGGAATCATCACCCGTGACGCTACCGGAACCTGCACTTGCCGTCCCCTCATCTCCAAGATCCAGTCGCTCCACGCCGAGCAGAACCACCTCCAGTTCGCTGTCCCTGGTGGTCTTATTGGTGTCGGAACCCTCGTCGACCCTGCACTCTGCCGTGCCGACCGTCTGCTCGGCATGGTCATGTccgccgtcggcaagggcCCCAGCATCTACATTGagatcaaggccgaggtcTTCCTTCTCCGTCGTTTGCTCGGTGTCAAGACCGACGACagcaagaaggccaaggtctCCAAGCTTACTGTCGGCGAGACCCTGTTCGTCAACATTGGTGCCTCGCAGACTGGTGGTcgcatcctcgccgtcaagGGCGGCGATGTCACCATTGGCCTCACCACCCCTGCCTGTACCGAGAAGGGTGAGAAGATTGCCCTCTCGCGCCGTATCGACAAGCACTGGCGTCTTATCGGTTGGGGCAAGGTCAAGAGCGGTGGTGTTCTTGCCGAGGTTCGTGATGACTAG
- the PMT4 gene encoding Dolichyl-phosphate-mannose--protein mannosyltransferase 4 — protein sequence MSLQPRQRRPKKSPELPQTVDRYSDEHKRDAQHTPRPPVSADTLRNERVLSYAVALGLTALAAIVRFWGIKHPDQVVFDEVHFGSFATHYLQREYYFDVHPPLAKMLNALAGWAVGYTKPFGFDNIGDSYVTEENPVPYVGLRGWSAILGSVTVPVVYATMRESGYPIPIAAFSALLILFDNGHITHTRLILLDAPLVLFMALSLFAYVKFHQQRYREFSNEWWGWLLATGAALACTLGCKMVGLFTFFTVGAAVVWDLWGILDVKRGYTMRHFWKHFVYRAVGLILWPFIIYLSFFWIHFKILKYSGPGDTFMSPAFQETLAGNELLQSSQEIRYYDTITIQHKDTSQFLHSHVDRYPLRYPDDRVSSQGQQVTCYPHNDTNNHWQVIPTREIPASGRGRVVRHNDVVQFRHLGTDTLLMTHDVASPTMPTNQEFTTAGKDDADKREFTLFQLQVNDAHEGEPIKTLSSHFKVQHVKTRVMLWTHKKALPDWGHNQQEVNGNKNADHRSALWVSTEIVSDGQGQDFRNRTGSVPDKPVKHMNFFKKWFELQVLMLQHNAGLSSSHPYASTPVEWPFCLSGVSFWTNNDLRQQIYMIGNLIDWWVCAVALSIFLGIIGADQLARRRGIEPIEDDVRNRMYRNTLFFFGAWAFHYFPFYTMERQRFLHHYLPAHLASALVAGSILNFIVVETVNYPVSVAGPKTRLRPQVRAVVGRNGLIVIGVLTALVIGSFAYLAPFTYGTTLTSQQISARKLLPSWTLHFEAKEVVEVDQNLLANNAMGSAEEPVVVEGASADDEQIALS from the exons ATGTCGCTTCAGCCGCGTCAACGGCGGCCAAAGAAGAGCCCAGAGCTGCCGCAGACCGTGGACCGGTACTCTGACGAGCACAAG cgcgacgcgcagcacacgccccgcccgcccgtctccgccgacacgctgcgcAATGAGCGCGTCCTCTcgtacgccgtcgcgctgggTCTGActgcgctcgcggccatTGTGCGCTTCTGGGGCATCAAGCACCCCGACCAGGTCGTGTTCGACGAGGTGCACTTTGGCTCGTTTGCGACCCACTACCTCCAGCGCGAGTACTACTTTGATGTTCACCCGCCGCTTGCCAAGATGCtcaacgcgctcgccggctgGGCAGTCGGCTACACCAAGCCCTTTGGCTTTGACAACATTGGCGACAGCTACGTTACCGAGGAGAACCCCGTGCCGTACGTCGGCCTCCGCGGATGGAGCGCGATCCTCGGCTCGGTTACCGTTCCCGTCGTGTATGCTACCATGCGCGAGAGCGGGTACCCTATCCCTATCGCTGCGTTCTCGGCTCTGCTGATTCTCTTCG ACAACGGCCACATCACACATACCCGCCTtatcctcctcgacgctccTTTGGTCCTCTTCATGGCCCTGTCTCTCTTTGCCTACGTCAAGTTCCACCAGCAGCGCTACCGCGAGTTCTCCAACGAGTGGTGGGGCTGGCTCCTCGCCAcgggcgccgcgctcgcctgCACACTCGGCTGCAAGATGGTCGGCCTCTTCACATTCTTTaccgtcggcgcggccgtcgtctgGGACCTGTGGGGCATCCTCGACGTCAAGCGCGGCTACACGATGCGCCACTTCTGGAAGCACTTTGTGTACCGTGCCGTCGGCCTCATTCTCTGGCCCTTCATCATCTATCTCTCCTTCTTCTGGATCCACTTCAAGATTCTCAAGTATTCCGGTCCTGGCGACACGTTCATGAGCCCCGCGTTCCAGGAGACGCTGGCGGGCAACGAGCTGCTCCAGTCGTCGCAGG AAATCCGCTACTACGACACCATCACCATCCAGCACAAGGACACGTCCCAGTTCCTCCACTCGCACGTGGACCGCTACCCTCTGCGCTACCCCGATGACCGTGTCTCGTCGCAGGGCCAGCAGGTGACGTGCTACCCGCACAACGACACCAACAACCACTGGCAGGTCATCCCCACGCGCGAGATCCCCGCCTCTGGCCGTGGACGCGTCGTTCGCCACAACGACGTTGTCCAGTTCCGCCACCTTGGTACCGACACGCTCCTCATGACCCACGACGTTGCCTCGCCCACCATGCCTACGAACCAGGAGTTTACGACGGCTGgcaaggacgacgccgacaagcgcgAGTTTACCCTCTTCCAGCTCCAGGTCAACGACGCtcacgagggcgagccgaTCAAGACGCTGTCGTCCCACTTCAAGGTGCAGCACGTCAAGACGCGTGTCATGCTCTGGACGCACAAGAAGGCGCTCCCCGACTGGGGTCACAACCAGCAGGAAGTCAACGGTAACAAGAATGCCGACCACCGTTCCGCTCTCTGGGTCTCAACCGAGATTGTCTCCGACGGCCAGGGCCAGGACTTCCGAAACCGCACTGGCTCTGTGCCCGACAAGCCCGTCAAGCACATGAACTTCTTCAAGAAGTGGTTTGAGCTCCAGGTGCTCATGCTCCAGCACAACGCTGGTCTGTCGAGCAGCCACCCGTACGCGTCCACACCTGTCGAGTGGCCCTTCTGTCTCTCGGGCGTGAGCTTCTGGACCAACAACGACCTCAGGCAGCAAATCTACATGATTGGCAACCTGATCGACTGGTGGgtctgcgccgtcgcgctcagCATCTTCCTCGGCATCATTGgtgccgaccagctcgcacgccgccgtggcaTTGAGCcgatcgaggacgacgtccGCAACAGGATGTACCGCAACACCCTCTTCTTCTTTGGCGCCTGGGCGTTCCACTACTTCCCCTTCTACACGATGGAGCGCCAGAGGTTCCTGCACCACTACCTGCCCGCGCacctcgcgtcggcgctcgtggcCGGCTCGATCCTCAACTTtatcgtcgtcgagacggTCAACTACCCTGTCTCGGTTGCCGGTCCCAAGACGCGCCTCCGTCCCcaggtgcgcgccgtcgtcggccgcaaCGGCCTCATCGTCATTGGTGTCCTCACGGCGCTTGTGATCGGCTCGTTTGCCTACCTTGCTCCGTTCACCTACGGCACGACTCTCACTTCCCAGCAAATCTCGGCTCGCAAGCTGCTCCCAAGCTGGACCTTGCACTTtgaggccaaggaggtcgtcgaggtcgaccagaACCTGCTGGCTAACAATGCCATGGGCTCGGCCGAGGAGCCTGTTGTTGTGGAGGGCGCatcggccgacgacgagcagattGCGCTCTCATAG
- the SPAC57A10.07 gene encoding putative protein, protein MLPSSLSGRPKQRYGLPPPGGGYASNGGYAPLPLSASRAMTALRTRTRLTNLAVLILLSITGVSLLTNMSYMLSGWTPAPPSAVSLSRAAWDEWDELASSDMLHSGRPPSVETTITRDSRMADVDHLIMVPGHAVWTGHDPSVAAIHDDDWVLEHYQKGGSVQTYVGHIERGAKLLKEDPHALLVFSGGATRSHTSTPLSESVSYHRLAVARGLLSVSEVDEQLAPAARATTEEYALDSYENLLFSMARFREVTGRWPDRVTVVGYGMKRKRFEQLHRGAIRFPAHKFNYVGIDDEGDTTEHYSGELKHAYAHFLFSPSGCRPPLSQKRTDRNPYSRYPPYHASTPELGPLLEWCPPQTLVGEVAVPTSLRDNDPGAPDSGKTPPKGFVVYDGQVPWDEEVIMDRERD, encoded by the exons ATGCTGCCATCATCCCTCTCGGGCCGCCCAAAACAGAGATACGGCCTCCCGCCGCCAGGCGGAGGGTACGCCAGCAACGGGGGAtacgcgccgctcccgctgtcggcgtcgcgcgccatgACGGCCCTGCGGACACGCACACGTCTCACCAACCTCGCAGTGCTCATCCTGCTCTCGATCACGGGCGTATCGCTCCTCACAAACATGAGCTACATGCTCTCGGGgtggacgccggcgccgccgagcgcggtcagcctctcgcgcgcggcgtgggacGAGTGGGACGAGCTCGCCTCGAGCGACATGCTGCACTCTGGCCGGCCGCCCAGCGTCGAAACGACCATCACGCGCGACTCGCGcatggccgacgtcgaccacTTGATCATGGTCCCTGGCCACGCGGTATGGACAGGTCACGACCCCAGCGTTGCGGCGAttcacgacgacgactgggtaCTGGAGCACTACCAGAAGGGGGGGAGCGTGCAGACGTATGTGGGGCACATTGAGCGCGGTGCCAAGCTCTTGAAGGAGGACCCGCACGCGTTGCTCGTGTTTTCCGG TGGCGCAACGCGGTCCCACACGTCCACCCCGCTGTCCGAGTCGGTGTCGTACCACCGCCTCGCGGTGGCCAGGGGCCTGCTGTCCGTcagcgaggtggacgagcaGTTGGCGCCGGCTGCGCGTGCCACGACCGAGGAGTATGCTCTCGACTCGTACGAGAACCTCCTGTTCTCGATGGCACGTTTCCGCGAGGTGACTGGGCGCTGGCCGGACCGCGTCACGGTCGTGGGGTACGGAATGAAGCGGAAGAG GTTTGAACAGCTCCACCGCGGCGCGATCCGCTTCCCGGCCCACAAATTCAACTACGTtggcatcgacgacgagggcgacacAACTGAGCACTACTCTGGCGAG CTCAAACACGCCTACGCGCACTTCCTCTTCTCGCCTAGCGGCTGCCGGCCACCGCTGTCGCAGAAGCGTACTGACCGCAACCCGTACTCGCGGTACCCGCCGTACcacgcgtcgacgcccgaGCTGGGCCCTCTGCTCGAATGGTGCCCGCCACAGACGctcgtgggcgaggtggccgtCCCAACGTCGCTGCGCGACAACGACCCAGGCGCGCCCGACAGCGGCAAGACGCCCCCCAAGGGGTTCGTTGTGTACGACGGGCAGGTGCCgtgggacgaggaggtgaTTATGGATCGGGAGAGGGActga
- the NCU06207 gene encoding putative Delta(7)-sterol 5(6)-desaturase produces the protein MDLVLHYGDEYVFDAAYAYLLPKPGQLASAAANGTTIAGESLATASRLARDNIYRQCASLWVIAVVGALIVYFIFCSLSYFFLYDRRLEHHPRFLKNQIRQEIISSLVAAPTIGVLTVPWFLGEVRGKSTLYENVDDYGWAYFVFSAVLFLVVTDFLIYWIHRIEHHPSIYKYIHKPHHKWIVPTPYAALAFHPLDGYAQSLPYHIFVFVFPMHRLLYLGMFAFVQFWTIFIHDGDMISGGWAEKFINSPAHHTLHHIYFTCNYGQYFTWADKTFDSHREPVPALDPLIASLKNMQAKGLVDAAGKPIPQNKNKKSQ, from the exons ATGGATCTCGTCCTCCACTACGGCGACGAGTACGTCTTCGACGCGGCGTACGCGTACCTCCTCCCCAAGCCTGGCCagctcgcgtcggccgccgctAACGGCACGACGATTGCCGGCGAGTCGctcgccacggcgtcgcgcctcgcccgcgaCAACATCTACCGCCAGTGCGCGTCCCTCTGGGTCATTGCCGTTGTCGGCGCGTTGATCGTCTACTTCATCTTCTGCTCGCTGTCCTACTTTTTCCTGTATGACCGGCGGCTCGAGCACCACCCCCGCTTCCTCAAGAACCAGATCCGCCAGGAGATTATcagctcgctcgtcgccgcgccgaccatTGGCGTCCTCACCGTCCCCTGGTTCCTCGGAGAGGTCCGCGGCAAGTCGACGCTGTACGAGAACGTTGACGACTATGGCTGGGCCTACTTTGTCTTCTCGGCTGTCTTGTTCCTCGTCGTGACCGACTTCTTGATCTACTGGATCCACCGCATCGAGCACCACCCGTCAATCTACAAGTACATCCACAAGCCTCACCACAAGTGGATTGTGCCCACGCCCTACGCCGCGCTTGCCTTCCACCCGCTCGACGGCTATGCCCAGTCGCTCCCCTACCA CATCTTCGTCTTCGTCTTCCCCATGCACCGCCTGCTCTACCTCGGCATGTTTGCGTTTGTCCAGTTCTGGACCATCTTCATCCACGACGGTGACATGATCTCGGGCGGCTGGGCTGAGAAGTTTATCAACTCGCCTGCGCACCACACGCTCCACCACATCTACTTCACCTGCAACTACGGCCAGTACTTTACGTGGGCCGACAAGACGTTTGACTCGCACCGCGAGCCCGtccccgcgctcgaccccCTGATCGCGTCGCTCAAGAACATGCAGGCCAAGGGCCTGGTCGACGCGGCTGGCAAGCCGATCCCGCAGAACAAGAACAAGAAGTCGCAGTGA